A genomic window from Synergistaceae bacterium includes:
- a CDS encoding undecaprenyl/decaprenyl-phosphate alpha-N-acetylglucosaminyl 1-phosphate transferase — MLSIYLFTLVTFLWGLIATPVSIGLAKKFRLLDKPGGRKHHKFLMPRGAGIVLWGGYLLWALFVGNRGVELPFIATGGTFVFIIGYMDDMQPLPPLIRLFFHLAAAAWVSYPLPIVVWQRLLIVIWIAGVTNAYNLIDGMDGLCLMISLLTSIAAFATGKLNIWLPIAGLIFGVFLWNFPNPRTFLGDGGSTFLGYICASHIVWSIFPNFFGINFIKLAFILLFIGGIPVTDTIVAMARRVLTKKSPFVADRGHTHHKLQDTGFSKLTTLLLMGSAHLLIITIGFKIILKYI; from the coding sequence GTGCTCTCTATTTATCTATTTACATTAGTAACTTTTTTGTGGGGACTTATAGCAACCCCGGTATCAATAGGCCTTGCTAAAAAATTTAGATTGCTTGATAAACCTGGCGGAAGAAAACATCATAAATTTCTCATGCCGCGTGGAGCCGGAATTGTCCTCTGGGGAGGCTATCTATTATGGGCTTTATTCGTTGGCAATAGAGGTGTAGAACTTCCATTTATTGCTACAGGAGGCACGTTTGTCTTTATAATTGGATATATGGATGATATGCAGCCACTGCCTCCTTTAATTAGACTATTTTTTCATCTTGCAGCAGCTGCTTGGGTTTCGTATCCTTTGCCAATAGTTGTATGGCAGAGACTTCTAATTGTTATTTGGATAGCGGGTGTAACAAATGCTTATAATTTGATAGATGGTATGGATGGTCTTTGTCTTATGATTTCACTATTAACTTCCATAGCTGCATTTGCAACAGGCAAATTAAACATCTGGTTGCCTATAGCAGGATTGATATTTGGTGTTTTTCTGTGGAATTTCCCTAACCCTAGAACATTTTTGGGAGATGGTGGTAGCACATTTTTGGGATATATTTGTGCATCACATATTGTATGGAGTATATTCCCCAATTTTTTTGGGATTAACTTTATAAAATTAGCTTTTATACTTTTATTCATTGGTGGGATACCTGTAACTGATACTATTGTAGCTATGGCAAGAAGGGTTTTAACAAAAAAATCTCCTTTTGTCGCTGATCGTGGACATACTCATCATAAGCTTCAAGACACAGGTTTTTCTAAGCTGACTACATTGCTGTTAATGGGTTCAGCGCACTTATTAATTATTACTATAGGCTTCAAAATAATATTAAAATATATTTAA